The Peribacillus simplex genome contains a region encoding:
- the garD gene encoding galactarate dehydratase — protein sequence MDTKTQLTEVPLYIKVNRSDNVAIVVNTGGLDQGTVFPCGLELKERVPQGHKVALMDIDENEAIIRYGEVIGHAAESISKGCWIDESLVMLPASPDLKELPVANDIPEALPPLEGYTFQGFRNEDGSVGTKNILGITTSVQCVVGVLDFVVNRIKKELLPKYHNVDDVVAINHNYGCGVAINAPEAVIPIRTIQNLAKHPNFGGEALVVGLGCEKLSPMRINPSGDDSDIISLQDQQGFAGMVQSIMEMAEERLIKLNRRQRETFPVSELVIGTQCGGSDAFSGVTANPAVGYATDLLVRAGATVLFSEVTEVRDAIHLLTPRAVNEEVGRALIKEMDWYDNYLALGDADRSANPSPGNKKGGLANVVEKSLGSIAKSGGSPISGVLAPGEKATEKGLIFAATPASDFVCGTLQLASGMHLQVFTTGRGTPYNLAMASVIKVSTRNTLTEQWKDLIDINAGTIATGEATIEDVGWEIFHLILEVASGKKKTWAEHWGLHNDLALFNPAPIT from the coding sequence GTGGATACGAAAACGCAACTGACGGAGGTACCGCTTTATATTAAGGTAAATAGGTCGGACAATGTCGCCATCGTGGTTAATACGGGGGGCTTGGATCAAGGAACCGTTTTCCCTTGTGGGCTTGAATTGAAAGAAAGAGTACCACAAGGACACAAAGTGGCTTTGATGGATATAGACGAGAATGAAGCCATCATCCGCTATGGGGAAGTTATCGGTCATGCGGCTGAATCAATCAGTAAGGGCTGTTGGATTGACGAGTCACTGGTGATGCTTCCGGCTTCTCCGGATTTAAAGGAACTGCCGGTGGCGAATGATATACCCGAAGCTTTACCCCCGCTTGAAGGATATACATTTCAAGGATTCCGCAATGAAGATGGCAGTGTTGGAACCAAGAATATATTAGGCATTACAACAAGCGTTCAATGTGTAGTGGGCGTGCTGGATTTCGTCGTGAACCGGATAAAAAAAGAGCTTCTCCCGAAGTATCACAATGTTGATGATGTTGTCGCCATAAATCACAACTATGGGTGCGGAGTTGCAATCAATGCACCGGAAGCGGTTATTCCCATTCGCACGATACAGAACCTTGCGAAACACCCGAATTTCGGCGGGGAAGCCTTGGTAGTCGGATTGGGGTGTGAAAAACTGTCTCCAATGAGAATAAATCCAAGCGGGGACGATTCAGATATCATTTCCCTTCAGGATCAGCAGGGATTTGCGGGAATGGTCCAATCCATTATGGAAATGGCCGAGGAACGCTTAATCAAGTTGAACCGCAGGCAGCGGGAGACGTTTCCGGTTTCCGAATTAGTCATCGGCACGCAGTGCGGAGGAAGTGATGCATTTTCCGGTGTGACAGCTAACCCTGCAGTAGGATATGCTACAGATCTGTTAGTTAGAGCAGGGGCAACCGTTCTATTTTCTGAGGTCACAGAAGTGCGGGATGCGATTCATCTATTGACGCCCCGTGCAGTGAATGAAGAAGTGGGGAGAGCTTTAATAAAGGAAATGGATTGGTATGATAACTACCTTGCTTTAGGTGATGCCGATCGAAGTGCCAATCCGTCGCCAGGAAACAAAAAAGGCGGATTGGCCAATGTAGTGGAAAAATCATTAGGCTCCATTGCCAAATCCGGAGGCAGCCCCATTTCAGGCGTACTGGCCCCAGGTGAAAAAGCAACGGAAAAAGGGCTGATTTTTGCAGCTACACCAGCTAGTGACTTCGTTTGCGGAACGCTGCAGCTCGCTTCCGGCATGCACCTTCAAGTTTTTACAACTGGAAGAGGCACACCTTATAATCTGGCAATGGCTTCCGTCATCAAAGTATCTACACGAAATACATTGACCGAGCAATGGAAAGATCTGATTGATATAAATGCAGGAACTATCGCTACAGGTGAAGCAACCATAGAGGATGTCGGATGGGAAATATTTCACCTCATTTTGGAAGTGGCCAGCGGTAAAAAGAAAACCTGGGCAGAGCATTGGGGACTGCATAATGATTTGGCCCTGTTCAATCCTGCGCCAATTACCTAA
- a CDS encoding MFS transporter: MNSSGAQRISNETESPKKTNVRFTILAMLFIVTVINYIDRSALGIAAPVMKEDLAFDAVKLGVAFSAFNWAYTAFNIPGGWLLDRFGARKVYGVALLLWSTFTFFQGFISTLLGLFILRFLVGITEAPSFPGNSRLTTMWFPQHERGRAVSIYNSAQYFGLALFTPVMAWILQEFGWHDVFFVAGGAGIFVAILWFAFVREPYNHPRVNQAEIDYINSGGGLANKEEKRKVNWSDIRLLLSNRQMVGIYIGQYALNTIVWFFLTWFPTYLVTEKGLSLIQTGFAASVPYIGAFFGGIVGGIISDILLKKGKSLAVARKTPIITGFLLSSTIVLANFTSNIFLLILIMSIAFFAKGLAGLTWSLVGDMAPKELIGLTGGIFNTIGNIAGIVTPLVIGFILAKTNSFSGALIFVASVLFIGALSYIFIVNKPERIVLIDKN, encoded by the coding sequence ATGAACAGCAGCGGTGCTCAACGCATCAGCAATGAGACTGAATCTCCTAAAAAAACCAATGTGCGTTTTACGATACTTGCCATGTTATTTATCGTGACCGTCATTAATTATATTGACCGTTCTGCCTTGGGTATAGCTGCTCCAGTAATGAAAGAAGACCTTGCCTTCGATGCCGTGAAATTAGGTGTTGCTTTTTCGGCCTTTAACTGGGCATATACTGCATTTAACATTCCAGGAGGTTGGTTACTGGATCGATTTGGAGCACGTAAAGTTTATGGTGTTGCATTATTATTATGGTCCACATTCACCTTTTTTCAAGGGTTTATCAGCACCTTACTTGGATTATTCATTTTAAGATTCTTGGTTGGGATTACTGAAGCTCCATCTTTTCCAGGGAATAGCAGATTGACGACGATGTGGTTTCCACAACATGAACGCGGACGGGCGGTATCGATTTATAACTCCGCACAATATTTTGGATTGGCACTTTTCACGCCAGTCATGGCATGGATATTACAAGAGTTTGGCTGGCACGATGTTTTCTTTGTTGCAGGAGGAGCAGGTATCTTTGTAGCCATTTTATGGTTTGCATTTGTACGTGAACCATACAACCATCCACGTGTAAATCAAGCTGAAATCGATTATATTAATTCTGGTGGAGGGTTAGCAAATAAAGAAGAAAAAAGAAAAGTGAACTGGTCTGATATCCGTCTTTTGTTGTCAAACAGACAAATGGTCGGAATTTATATTGGCCAGTATGCGTTGAATACAATTGTTTGGTTTTTCTTGACGTGGTTCCCTACATATCTAGTAACGGAGAAGGGTTTATCTCTAATTCAAACAGGATTTGCAGCATCGGTACCTTATATAGGGGCATTTTTTGGAGGTATCGTTGGCGGGATCATTTCCGACATATTATTGAAAAAAGGAAAATCGCTCGCTGTTGCACGTAAAACACCGATCATCACTGGGTTTCTTTTATCCAGCACGATCGTATTGGCTAACTTCACTTCAAATATTTTTCTTCTTATCCTAATCATGTCCATTGCCTTTTTCGCAAAAGGTTTGGCAGGTCTCACATGGTCACTTGTCGGTGATATGGCACCAAAAGAACTTATTGGTTTAACTGGCGGTATTTTTAATACCATTGGTAATATCGCAGGTATTGTAACACCACTTGTCATCGGCTTTATTTTAGCCAAAACAAATTCCTTTAGCGGTGCCCTGATCTTTGTTGCCAGTGTATTGTTCATAGGAGCTCTATCCTACATTTTCATAGTAAATAAACCTGAAAGAATCGTATTGATAGATAAAAATTAA